The proteins below are encoded in one region of Candidatus Moraniibacteriota bacterium:
- a CDS encoding nucleoside-diphosphate kinase → MNGQQFNFYVGPDAHGFIFEDEEGEYINVGNEKRWWRGTLEPIPNILRPDRLNEFGFCSIKPDAFERGLAEFIRAEIESMGLEIIGKKAVLIEKSELFRLYPYFFESEWESVLIKYFCSAPTLFMILRGNQ, encoded by the coding sequence GTGAACGGTCAACAATTCAATTTTTATGTTGGACCAGACGCGCATGGATTTATTTTTGAGGATGAGGAGGGCGAGTACATCAACGTTGGGAATGAGAAGAGGTGGTGGCGCGGAACATTAGAGCCAATTCCTAATATTCTGAGACCCGACAGATTGAATGAGTTTGGGTTTTGTTCTATCAAGCCGGATGCCTTTGAAAGAGGCTTGGCTGAATTCATCAGGGCAGAAATTGAGTCGATGGGACTTGAAATTATTGGAAAAAAAGCGGTGTTAATTGAAAAGTCAGAATTATTTCGGCTTTACCCGTACTTTTTTGAATCCGAGTGGGAATCAGTTTTGATAAAGTACTTTTGCTCGGCACCAACATTGTTTATGATTCTCAGAGGCAATCAGTGA
- a CDS encoding NUDIX hydrolase — protein MDKGIIVHAVLFNGNREVLLIRRSLSEDTLPGLWDIPGGTLDDGEDPEEGAIRETKEETGIDIQNLSLFHYTSNIDRKKNKQFIRLIFIGVCNETNILLNKEDHDQHQWVSIDKIPINIKTVEYLPSLFAILKKNSHHLVGYSQK, from the coding sequence ATGGACAAAGGAATAATTGTACATGCTGTTCTCTTCAATGGGAACCGAGAGGTGCTCCTTATTCGGAGATCACTTAGCGAGGACACTCTACCTGGTCTTTGGGATATCCCAGGAGGAACACTTGACGACGGGGAAGATCCAGAAGAAGGAGCTATTCGAGAAACCAAAGAAGAAACAGGGATTGATATTCAAAACCTTAGCCTGTTTCATTACACATCAAATATCGATAGAAAAAAGAACAAACAATTTATTCGTCTTATATTTATTGGCGTATGCAATGAGACTAATATACTCTTAAATAAAGAAGATCACGACCAGCATCAATGGGTATCTATAGATAAAATACCTATCAACATAAAAACTGTTGAATATCTTCCTAGCCTTTTCGCTATCCTCAAAAAAAATAGTCACCATTTAGTAGGTTACAGCCAAAAATAA